The DNA region GATGCAGCGCCTCTTGTCCGAGTCTTCTTAGACTGCTGCTTCTGATTGGGACGCAAGTAGCGCCTCACCAGTGTTTACACATTGCCCGTTATAACACCGCGTGTCTGCGATTGTTCCCACGTGATCTTCTTCCGTGCTGGTGGGTCCCCACACCACGAGAAGTTAGAATACGAGCGATGCACCACCTGTGCTTCTGAGCTGGAGAAAAGCTCCTCTTCCTATCTAGCCTTGGAGGACCCGTTAGAGTTGCTGATGGCGAGACTGTGCCGCACGCTgcccgcgcgcgcagcgcacCGCTAGACGATAACCACGTCTGCACATTGAAGGTGACATGTTCACGTGAGTTGACGCACGTGACTAGCACGTGTTTATATTAATTGTTCTGAAGTTTGACTTCTGCGCTTGCCTCGTACGTAGCTAGGTAATGAAGCGATAATAAAAATTTCATATAGGTTCGCCCCTTTGACTGCCAGCTGAAGCCAAGGTCAGCGCAGAAGACAGTTGAATTCGGGAAAGGATTGCTTTGTTGAGCACTTTTGGTCAGTAAAAAAGTACTCTTCAGCAACAGGGGCACTCTCTGCAAGTCAAGAGGTGGTTTTAAAGTGCAAATTGGCGTGCTTCTGGTGGAAAAACTAGGACCAAAGCGAGAGCATGTCGAACAACTTGGCAAcgtacttcaacaagcaagCGGGTCGTTCGAGCACCACCAGCGGCGCAAGCCCGGGtgatgacgatgacatGGGACCATCTGTTTCGATGGCAGTCGAGGCCGAGGATGACGACCACTTCACCCGCTCCACATTCAACCTCAAGCGCACGCGGTCGATGGGCCTGCTCGACGACTACGTTGGCTCTAGTAAGAAAGACGAGGGCTCGGAAGCGGACAGCGAGGAAGCGGCCGAGGAGAGCGATttcgaagacgacgacaaCGTAAACGAGAATGCGGGCAGCAGCGCTCTGCGCTCTGCGACGCCAGGCCTCTCGGAGTCAGCCTCGCCACCCGTGCCTGAGACAGACAACTACTTAATCCCACATGATGACAATGATCTAGTACACGAGCCCAAGAGGCATGTTGACTACCTTTCTCACCAATGGGACGAAGGCGAAATTTCACAGTCCTGGAAATACATTattctcaagaagaagaaaaaggatgAAGACCTTGTGAACGCAGCGCGTCTTGAAAATGCATCATGGCGTACGTGGGCAAAAGCCCGCAACCACCTGCAAACCGTTAGCCCAGAAGTTGTGAACTGGTCCAAGGACTCAGACGTTACCTGGCTGTATGGGCCCGTTGTGCGCCAAAAAACGGATCCGGGTGCCAGCTCAGACCAAGAGTTTGGCTACGGTTCCGATGACGAAACTTCCAAGCGGGTGAGGACAtctaaaaacaaaaagagaggacCCAAGCCTATATTAAAGAAAAGGAGTGTGTCCgaaattcttgaagagaatTCGTTATGGAGGCTAAACGTTGCTCGCCAACATAAAAAGATTCTCTCTAGTACCCAAGATATGGTTGATGGGTACGGGGATACGATGTACGCGCCTGAGGACTATGATGCGCTTGCGGCAAAGGTCAACGCGCAGTACTACTCATCAAATCCCAGCGCATATAGCCAGGGCAACGCGTCAGAGCCACTACACGAAGACCCTGGTGTCGAGTCTAGTGTCGGTCCGCCGTCAGAAAGACCCCAATCACAAGCGTCTACTCTGGAATCAATTATGACGTCCACGAGCAAGAAAACTCCAAAAGGAGCGACTGAGCAAAAAGATAGACACATTCATTTTAACGACCGCGTGGAACAATGTATGGCTGTTGCCTTCCACTCTGATGACGATAACGATTTTGACGACAGCGCGGATGACAGCGACGGTGAACGATCCGCTCATCATGAATACCCTCTAACGCGAAACCGCACACGTGGTGCGTCTGATGATTCTGATTACATCCGGGAATCCTATTCTGATGAAGACATGAACAGTTCTTCCTCTGACGAGGATGAAGCAgggctcttcatcaatgCCAGGTATTCGAGAAAGACTGATGGATCTCGGTCGCCCTCTACGCGCTCATCCATAGGGTCGGAGTCTgctctctcaaaagaaaaccTCACGCCGATTATCAAGCTTCTACCCGCCACAACTCTAAACTACGGATCTGATGAGGAGGAAtttgatgatgatgacgaaTACTACGGCAACAACGCCGTTTCTCACAACGTCAACACCTTCAGAGGTTATGATTACATGTACGATTACAACTCTGTCTACACCGGCGACACATCCAGTTTTATGGCAGTCAATAGTTGTGACATGGTTGACGTTCCAGAAGGTTTACAGACCCCGATCGAAGGCCAAGGTGATCATGCTGATATGTTGGTAAATCCCAACAGCAGCCCTCAGCTGCCGAGTGACGCGGGGAAGGGCGGATTTTCGCTGGACAGTGACACTGATTCATATGGTTCCGATGGAGATGCGCAATTCATTGAAGATTCTCAGAACAAAGATAGTGATGATGAGCTTTCAAGCATGCCGGGTTTGAGGAGAGTTCCATCTCACGGCAAATCCAGTACAACATTGATACAAGATTTGAGGCTACAGCCAGCTGCGATTCCCACAACTCATAGCTTCATTACTGGTAAACCTCTGCGGCAAACTGAGCAGCCTTGGGACACGGTCAAAAGCAAGCCTGTCCCTAAAACTCGGAGTTTTGTACTAGATTCGGATTCCGACTCTGATACATCAGATAAGAGCGAATCGGGTTCTGAGAACAGCGACATTAACAAGACTTCACTACAGGCAGGAGATACACCCGCGGCTAACTCTTCAGGCGCTGATTCAAAGCCGGCTTACAGCGTTCCAACACATGCTACCATTGTATCTCCTGTGCCGAAGGGCCAAAGGATCACAAGCAGCTCACCAGTGAACATAGCATGTTCTGGAGACTCGGGCACGTCCCTGTCCGATGTTGCAATTGCAGGTTACATTTCTCCAAGGAGCGACTCTATGCAATCCGTTGTTGCAAAAGAGAATATGGTAAACAATAAGTCCTCGAATTCAGAGGTTGACCGCATGAACAAGAACCTGGAAAATTGGCATATCGACCCTCAAAAGGACGATGCAGATGATGCTTCATCGGAGAATGTGCAAAAAATGATGTCCTCCGCACGCGAAATAGCGAGCAAGTATTTACATTCATGGAAGAAATAGAAGTTTTTATGGCGGGGACTAGAAACAGACGAATGCATAACAAGCACAGTAGTACTTCTAAAATAATCGGTATCGCGGGACGGACTAACGCACTTCCACCTTTTACTTGAAGAGACATCGAAGGCATTAGAGAGATCGTCTGCACAGATGGGTCGTTCACCACCTTTAATGTAGGCGTATAAAACGATATCGAAATAAGGTAAGCTCAAGTTATACACGGTATTTTATCACTGCATGTTTGAGAACAGCGACGGCAACCAAGTGCTGCGAAAACCCCTCAAACTTACCGTTGGGCCCAATATGTCCAAGGGCTCGTCACCTCCGAATACGGAATCCAATGGGCATCCAGAGCGAACATTACCGTCAATTAGGACTGCGAATAATAGCGGTAAAGAAGTTGCCATGTCCCCAAGCCCCATGGCAGATGACTCAGGATCTTTGAATGATGATCTAGTGAGTGTCTATAGCAGTGCTAATAGgactgaaaaatttttgttcTCGTCAGGGCGTCTCAGTGTTGACAGCGCCTCTGTGCGGCGTAGCTTTGACTCCTCATCAGTATGGGGTAAACAGGGAAGACTTTATGCTCCAGGTAGTGAAATTCATAGCGGAAGCATGGAGTTTTCGCCGTTAGGTAACAATTCAATCTATGAACTCGTCATGAATACCAGGCGGAAGAATTGGCTGAGACATCCTACTACTGACGAAATCCCACCTGTAGTGCTCAGTAAAGTTCACATCCCGGAGTCGTGGCGTGAAAGCACTAGTGTTTATGTCGACGAAATTAAACCCAGCTACGAAACCTTCGAGCGGACCAATAACTTAGAAACTATAAAGGGTTTTGGAAGGCTTCAACTTGATGAAATTGGCAGGGACGGGGAACTCTCAAATGGACAAAACGAGCCTGAAAATGGGCAATTTGTGCGCCAGGGAAACAAAGGTGCTCTAGACACAGTACCGCAGTTttattttgatgaaaacttcaagctaGATGATTCCCACACTTTCAGAGAAATTATTGATGACATCGACTTACAGCTGGATCACCTGTACTCTGAGTCAAGCACCGATAGAGAGAGCTTCTATCAAGAGATAGAAGAGAGGCTGAGCTCCTACTTGGACTGTATCGAGACTCTTCTCGTTACTGAGATATCAAGGTCATCGAAtagctttttctttgctttaGAAGATGTCGAGAAAATAGAATCGAAAGCTGCAAGTGCAGTAGAGAAACTCAGCAAACTATCgcaaaagctgaaagagGCGGACAGTGAGCAGGTCCAAAGCCGAATTTCTATTTTAAAGAAAATGATTAGGAGAAAGAACGTCGAGAAGCTTGAGCAGGGGCTGCTGCAAGCTAAACTTAttcttcagcttgttgaaaattGCAAGAACCTCTACAATAAAAGGAAGTTCGAAGACTGTTTAGACATGATAGGTCATGTTAACAACATGCTGAAGGGTGACGACGATAATGATCCATACGTACAAGACCTTACAAGGAAATGGCCGTATAAACTTTCGGACTTGGACTCTGCTGCAGCTTTTGCGAGTACAAAAGAGTATCTGGCTAATGCGTTGATTGAAATAGGCGGTTCATATTCCATTGATCTTTCTGACGTCCTGTTAAATGATATCAGGTCGACTTATAATCCAGCAAACGAAATTCAGGGTATGGGATTAAAAGATACAAGCTCCAGTTTCTCGAAGAAAGACACCGAAAAAGACACAACGTTAGCCCAAACTATCAAGCCATTAATAACAAACTTAATACGAtgtgaagagcttgcgagTTCCTTCGAACTCTACAGCGAGAGGTTTATTGCGGAGTTGAAGGGAATAATTAAGGAGTTCCTACCAAAGTCTCAAGAATCAGATGGAAGCGCTGCTGACAGGTCGACAGACTCGAAAGCGCCGGGTAGCGGATCTAAACTGTCTCGGTTGTTAAGAGACATGACTCCTTCCGAGTTTCAGCAAATGGTAATCACAATTTTTGCACGAGAAGTTCAGGCATTCTGGAGGCTTTCTAGGCATCAGAAAATTCTGCTTGATGTTGGGCTCGGAGCGATCACGACGAAGCAGGGTAGTGGTGATTCAGCCTTGAGTAATGCAGTGCAATTAGATATTAACCCAGCATTCCACGAGGGAATAAGAACTGTCCAACTTCGAATGGGAAAGATAATAGCAGTGAGGAGAGATCTCAGCTGTAAATTAAGATACGACCACTTCCTGGAACTCTGTGGCATTTGTTTCTGGTTTGACCGCGAATGTGAAACCATAACCGGCGAGTTTTTAACCAAATATCTGAGAGATGTTATGACAATGCAAATCAAGAACTACATCGCTTCActgaactcaaaaaacctCCAAACCATACGGCACGGGATCGACGAAGAAAAATGGACACCATTCATAGTCGACAGCGACGTACAACGGGACGTTAATGACATAGTAGCATGCGGCCATATGAGTCCCTCGAAATGGTTGAGTTTCATGGATTTAAGCATAAAGCCACCTGAAGAGGCTGAGCCAGAAAGTTCTTCAGGAACTTCTAAAGGCCACAAAAAATCGGTGGTAGTCAACGACAAAACCTTCGTAGCAAGCAATGCCCTTCTGACTACGATAGGTATGTTAAAGGGCGTCTTGGTGCTAGCAGTAAATTTGCCAACTCAGTTTTTATCAATCACAGAGAAAATGTGTTACGATTTGATAATGTACTTTAACGGGAGGGCAATGGCTTCGGTTTGCGGCCCAGACGGTACTCCTTCTACAAAGAACGGAAAAAATCTCAGCATACTGGGTGAGTCCCTTGATTGCTTGGCAGAGTTCGCAGTTATCGTTCAGAGCATCTATCAACGCTTGGGCAGCGGAAGTAAAGATTTTGAGCCACTCTCTCCCAGCGCTTACTCAAAACTTTTGCAAACCTTCCAGACATCATCAGACAAGCTATACCAGGCACATGCACCACCGCCACCAGTGTAGGGCGCGAGGAAAGCACAACCGACGGTATCAACGATAATGCATTAAGACAGTTGGACAAAAGTGTTCCTCACACGTGCGTACTTGCCGCGTCACTCGCTCCTTCGATAACACATCAGCATGTTTGTACAAAAAGATACACAATAATATCTCCTTACGAGGCTATGTAGTTGATGTCTAGACGATATATAAACAAATCAAAATGCTGTGCATACTTAACGCCAAATAGTTACTTCAAACTGTGTTTACATTCCGTGTTCCGAAATTTCACATGGAGTCATGTTCCACCGGAGTTTTTTTTGTGGATTAATGTTTTAAAGGGGTACGCATACTTTTGATGGCAGGGGATGAAACCTACAGTTGAAGTTATATGTGAGTACAAACACAGTACTTCATATTAATCTATCGAGAGGCATCCCAGTTAGTCGAAAAACTATGCTTTGGAAATGTTCTTAAACTCTTGCGAACTTATTTCTTTCTGGCAAAATTGTATGTATGCGCGAAGCTGACTGATCCTATCGACAGCGCGGCGCTTGAAAGTACATGGGATAGCTTAAAGGAAATGTTAGCTCGAGATAAGCAAAGTCCGACGCGGAAGTGCATAAGCGAACTCATGTTTTATTTTAGAGTCGCTCTATAGGCTGCCTAGAGCTCGCTTAACTTCTTTGGAGTCCCAGTTAGTACACGTCTCGTGTCCAGCGCGTCTCTTGAGTGGAGCAGTGCTAAGAATTGATCCCAGTCTCTATTACTGGCCCCGCTCTCCTCAAAGTTCTGCCAAACTTCGCCACAGGGCCAGCCAAACGTGTCACGTGTATCACTGAAGTGGACCCTGTTTCAACTGTCTACCAATGTTGCTAATTCGGAGCGCCACGACTCCCTTAAAGATACAACTGGCTACCGAAACTAAAGCGTCATTTTACTCGCGCCGAGGCCACTTCAGCTACTACGGTCCTGATTATGAAGCAAGATATTGAACTTCCCGCATTTTTTGAGGACTACAGAGCCGCTCTTGGGGAAACCATCAAGGAATGTGTTCATGTGAATACTGAGAGGGCATCCACAGGCACATTTGACAGCAAGTTTGGCGGGCACCCGTACTTTCCAAAAGGGGAGATGTATCCTGTGGATGAGAAAGGCAAACCCATGAGGCTGCTAGCACAGATCAACTTTGAGCAGGTCCCACATATCAGGAATTATCCTAAGGCGGGCATTCTCCAGTTTTACTTAAGCCGCTTTGACAAGCACTATGGGTGTTCTTTTGGTAGAAGCATAGAGCAGAAAAACTATCGCgttattttctttgataacaTTGAAACAGATGAGTCCAAATTACTGTCTGATTTCTCGTTCGCGAATGCCGACGAAGAATTATTTCCCATCAAATCCGAGGGCAAGCTCACATTCACCAAAGACACCCAGATTATCACGGCAAATGACTTTCGTTTTGCGCCGCTGTTTGGCGCTGAAGATATTGAGGAGCACGATgatgagctcgagcagTACTTTGAAATGTATGACCCTTTTTCCCACCTTATCGGCGGTTATCCAAATTTTGTGCAATATGATCCTCGGGAGTATCACCACCCGGAACTGACAGAATTACTCCTACAGGTCGAATCGGACAACACTCTCGACATCATGTGGGGCGACTGCGGAGTGGCCAATTTCTTTATTTCGTTAAAGGatgtcaaaaacaaaaactttagCAAGGTCTTGTATAACTGGGACTGCTCTTAAGATTCTAGCGAAAAATCTACAAGTTTAGCATGTAGCATAGCAGCTAAACATAGCAACCATAGTACTATGTTCCATGACAAGCATCGACCTTGGTAAAGTCCTCAAGACcctgtcacgtgataaacACTTCATAAGCTAGGCTCGAACTGTCCGCCATTGTTGATCACGTTCGGATTCCAAaaaatcttcaaaggcACAGGCTAGTTCTGGAACTGCAGATCTGTTTCGTTGGCCCCAGGGTCCTGTTGATGATCGCCACTTTAGGGCCAAACATGAAGGAAAACTTTGAGCTGCCTGAGTACTTTGAGAAGCACAGGGCTGTTCTTAAAGACACTATTAAGGAATGTGTCGATATACACGCTGAGAAAGCATCCACAGGAACCCTCGACAGCAAGTTCGGTGGGTGCCCATATTTTCCAAAGGGAATGGCATACCCTCTGAACCAAGAAGGAAACCCCTTGAAGCTGCTAGCACAGATTAATTTCGAGCAGGTCCCACGACTGAACAACTATCCAGAGAAAGGCATTCTCCAGTTCTTCTTAGATCCATGCGACGAACTCTACGGGTGCtcctttgatgaaaatacAGAACAGAAAAACTTCCGCATCATTTACCatgaagagattgaaacGGACGAGTCCAAACTTCTGTCCGATTTCTCATTTGTGAAAGTCGAAGAGGAAATGTTCCCCATCGAGTCGGAggccaagctcatcttcaCCAAAGGCACCCAGATCATGCCAGCGGGGGACTTCCGTTTCGATTCACTAATAGGCGCTGATGATAAATACGAGCATTACGCTGAGCTCGAGCGGTACTACGAGTTGTACGGCTCTCTTTCCCACAAAATTGGCGGTTATCCAGGATTTACTCAGTTCGACCCCAGAGAGCACTATCATAAAGATCGGACTGAGTTGTTACTACAAGTTGACTCGGACGATGCTATTGATATTATATGGGGTGACTGCGGGGTggccaacttcttcatctcgGAGGAAGacctcaagaacaaagactTCAGCAAAGTTTTGTACAATTGGGACTGCTCTTGAATTTCAGAGTAGCGGGTCGTATAAGGCATGCAACATCCCGCGTTGCGCCAGCGATCAACTAGTATTTCCTAGAATACCTCGCGTACGTTCTTAACCCGTTAGTAGACACTAGATACAATGCGTTCACCACTGCGACCCTATGTCGCAGAAAAGTGTAGTGTAATGAACACTTCACGTGGAAGATCTGGGCCAGGCATACTCCGTTGCGCTGACGGTAAACCTATCCCAGTGCGGACAAAAAGAGGTTGGGATGGGGAGCAAGGGGCAGAGTTCcttgcttgaaaatcaCCATGGTCCTCATCGTTCCTCTATATAGATGTTGCAACCCAGAGCTTATTCATAGTCATGAACGGTCGTGACTTTATAAATAAACAAACACTCAAGTGAACTTAACAGATCCTAACACCAGGAGCCAGACGCCAACATTTGTGGTACGCTAAAGTTCTTTACAACGCCCAAGGCACTTCAAGTACAAGAAGTTTGCATTGCGCTGCGCTTGCATGCTTATTTTTGGGGGATTGTCATGCTTGCGCATTGTTCCAGCAGCAACGACAGAATGCCCTAATACTGCTTGAGTGGGCCTTCGAATCCCGAGTTATCGTGAGCCATCGCACTGAGGTCACTACGGGATTAGCATCGTTCCAATACGTTGTTTACAAGCGCTGTTGTCCATGGCGCTTCTCATGCGCGGCGTCTCTTCGAACTGCTTCGCCATTGTCACATGGCTGGATCATGCGCTTTAGCGAAAGCCGCTGTGGAACAATGCCAAGCGAAGTTTCAGGCCTCCAACGGGCTGAATAGATCTGGGTGCAATAGAGAGCCATAGCCATGCTAAGTTTGTCCCCGAAGCTAACGGGCCGACACAAGGCGCATGCACAGCCTAGTTAGGACGTCGACGTTTCGTCCGCCTGCATGCTAGGAGGGGGTCAACGGCTCGTACGATAGCAAGCTTGGCGGGAATTCATGCCTCCTGGCTTCGCACGAGTGCCCACAAGACATGAAAGGAACCCCAATGAGATTGCTGACCCAGATCAATTTTGGCCAAACGCCCGCGCTGCAGGACCATCCAAGGTCCGGCTTGCAATTTTACCTGTCTGCAGACGACGCGCTGCATGGAGCGAACTTCAGCGCGCCAACTTCACAGAAAAACCTCCGCGTATACTAATTCGAGGACCCTTTGGTGACGAAAGCCAGCTGGTCACAGACTTCTCTTTTGTTCCTCTAAACAACTCGAGTTTTCCTCTGCAAGTCGAAGCTCAGCTGAACTTTCCTGGGGGCAATGAAGTCGTCCAAAGCCCGGCCAGTGGCCAAACAGATTTGCGCAAGGCGCGAACTTCGCCGCTCGAGTTGCCCCCAGCCCGTCCCCTGCTGTGTCACAAAATTGGCAGTAGTTCATCATTTGCTCAGTACGATCTTAGACCAAATGGCTACGCTGTGTTTGAGCCAGAAGATGAAAGCGTCAAAAATTACTTGAACTACACGTACCTTCTTCTACAAGTTTACTCTAGCGATGATATCGCATGCTGTTGAGGCGACGGCGGCGTAGCCCATTTCTTCACCACGTACCAAGACCTCAAGAACAGAGACTTCAGCCGCGTGATGTACAACTTCGACGGGGACCCGCCAGCCGAAGAACATGATGGCGATATCTAGTTTCCCGTCTGGCTTACCCCACGCGGATTTAGCTGCCTCGTACCAAGTAACCAGCAACCGTGGCGACAGCAGCAACGGCAGCTGTTCTGatgcttcttcatctaCCATGGAGACAATTTTCTAGAAGCAGACCTGGAAACAACTCTGGAAACAAGTGGGAAACAACTGAGAAATTTCAGGGTGCGGTCACGTTACGCATTGAATGTGATGGTTGCAGCTTCTGAAAATGTTGGTGTTAAGTAGGACTTTGAGACGGTTAGCTGTTTTTGGTTCCTGCCGTTGGGGAATTCTGGGGCATTTATGTTCTGCCGCAATGGAGCATCTTCAGCTATGCTGGCACAATTAACTGCGCTAAATCAGGCGGGATGATTTGAAAGCGCGCAGATCTCTAACTTGTTCACGCGCGACTGCCAGAGCTGGACGGGGATTTATCGCTTCAAGTTCTAGGTGGTACTGATTGTTTTACGTCGCGATCAGGGCGTATTTTAACGGTGCGCGGCGCTAGCATCGCCGCACACGTaatccaaaaaaaaaaagacatttCCCTACTTTGAATGAAGCTTGGAGTAACTTTTCCTCGCCTAATATATCGCTAATGGTAATCTACGTGTCTGTTGAAGATATCACCCAAGAAGACGTCTACGATTTTCTAGAGACGGAGTTGGAACAGCTCAATGAGGACACAGAACGTTTCGTTACAGGAGGCCTTGTGCACGAGGACTCGTACACCACCGCCTATGACGCCATGCTGATCGCTAGGACGAGGGCTCTGGGGAAGATTTCGGATGAAGCTGCGGACCCCGAGTGTGGGGCGGACACCCCAGCACAGGAAATTACAGATGTGGACCAATCCAGCGATCCGGCCGTCCCTTCGCCCTCTTCGATGCTCGCGAAGGCACACAAGCGAGCTCTCAAGCACACCGAGCGCGATGAGATGGACCGTGCAATAGCTGCGGGCGCGCTCGCATACCTGCACAACCTCGCAAAGCAGGGTTTCTTGCTTCGAGAGGGAGGCCCGGCATCTTTCCTTCTTGGGTATGTGTGGGTGGCTCCAGGACTGCCAGGTGGCCCCGGGGCTGCCCCCGAGAAAAGCGGGCCGGCAGAATCTGGCGGGGCCGAATGAGCTTTCAAGTTGCGGATTCGAGAGGAGAGACGAGAAGAGGGTCGGAGGCGAGAGACGAGAAGAGGATCGAAGCCTGAAACTTGACTGCTTCGAACCTCCACCTGCAGATGCGCCAAACATTGTACGTAGAGAGCAGGGCAAGCTCTATATCACGTGCCCGTGCTATTTTACCGGAGAAATGCCACAAGGTCCACGCGGCTTCCAGCGCAACCCATTGCGACTACGTAGCGTCAGCTTACCCGCCAAACGACCTCGGCTAGATACTGCTCCCTTGAACCTGAAGGAAATTGAGAGCCAAAATAAACTTCTAGTCTTTATATCTTTATCTGCCGGGCGTGACAGCTATTTTTCTCCGGGCCACTTATATTTTTCCCCCAGTTCTATGGCTATTTTCCCATTTTAACCCTCGCAAGCTACTTTCCAGGAACGCAAAAGGAGGAAGACAATAGGTATCGCTCCAGGATGATGAAGCTGTGAATCCATACAGCGGCGCGGTGTCCACTTGGGGCGTCGCACGTCTCTTTGGCGCTTCAATCCCGAAACTGTGCTCTAACCGCCGAGCAAATAGCCGCCGACGCCACCCCCTGTCAGAGAAGCTTATCCAATCGTCAAAAACGATTCATATATCACATGACTGGACTCATATCACCGTCGTTAATGACATATACCATTTCTTTTCTGGGACGCTGTGGATTACCCGGTGCTATATATTCTGTGGGCTTCTAGCGGAGCGAGGTGGCGACTTTGGTTTCGGTTTCCaatcaaaaaaagcttgaccCTCCCTTTCCACAAAGCAGGGCAATCTCTTCCGAATTTTTGTTCCAGAGGGTCAACACTAGCACGCACGGCCTTACCCTGAGCTGAGTAGTCCGAAAAACAAGCGCGTAAGAAGCGGCTCCTGACACATTGGTCTGGAGAAAGCTGCGACAAGAGCATATTACCCTGAACACAGAAACGTTTACGCCCGATTTAAGCGCGGCAGTGGCACACCTGGCTAGCGAGATGTCGGACGGAAGAGCAGACCAGGAATCGGTAGAGGAGGCAGTCTTTAAGTACGTGGGTGTGGACCTGCAGGGCGGGAAGCACGACGAAGGTCACCCCCACGAGCTCGAGGCCGCGGAGAACAAGCGGCAAGCACAGGCGCGGTTGGCGCACGTGGCACGTGATGCAAGAGCGCGCGCTCAGGCGCAGGTTCAAGCGCAGGCGCAGGCGCAGGCGCGAGCGCAGGCACAGACGCAGTCTCAGGTCCGGGCAGGTGCCGGCTCAAGCACTGGCGGCCAGGACCAGCATGGCCAGGGTCAGGACCACGACCAAGACCAGCATGGTCAAGGCCAGGATGCGAATCCGGTCCAAGACCAGGATCAAGATCCGGACCAAGACCAGGACCAGGCGGCGGGCTCAGCAGACATGGAGTGGTTCCTCCGCCACGAGCTTGGCGCTTCCCCATCGGATCT from Lachancea thermotolerans CBS 6340 chromosome C complete sequence includes:
- a CDS encoding KLTH0C07744p (conserved hypothetical protein) codes for the protein MPPGFARVPTRHERNPNEIADPDQFWPNARAAGPSKVRLAILPVCRRRAAWSELQRANFTEKPPRILIRGPFGDESQLVTDFSFVPLNNSSFPLQVEAQLNFPGGNEVVQSPASGQTDLRKARTSPLELPPARPLLCHKIGSSSSFAQYDLRPNGYAVFEPEDESVKNYLNYTYLLLQVYSSDDIACC
- a CDS encoding KLTH0C07766p (no similarity) translates to MVIYVSVEDITQEDVYDFLETELEQLNEDTERFVTGGLVHEDSYTTAYDAMLIARTRALGKISDEAADPECGADTPAQEITDVDQSSDPAVPSPSSMLAKAHKRALKHTERDEMDRAIAAGALAYLHNLAKQGFLLREGGPASFLLGYVWVAPGLPGGPGAAPEKSGPAESGGAE